The proteins below come from a single Balaenoptera ricei isolate mBalRic1 chromosome 17, mBalRic1.hap2, whole genome shotgun sequence genomic window:
- the OPLAH gene encoding 5-oxoprolinase isoform X4 — protein sequence MGSPEGRFHFAIDRGGTFTDVFAQCPGGHVRVLKLLSEDPANYVDAPTEGIRRILEQEGGMLLPRDRPLDTSRIASIRMGTTVATNALLERRGERVALLVTRGFRDLLHVGTQAREDLFDLAVPMPEMLYEEVLEVDERVVLYRGEPGAGTPVKGRTGDLLEVQQPVDLGGLRGKLEGLLSRGIRSLAVVLMHSYTWAQHEQQVGALARELGFTHVSLSSEAMPMVRIVPRGHTACADAYLTPTIQRYVQGFRRGFQGQLKDVQVLFMRSDGGLAPVDSFSGSRAVLSGPAGGVVGYSATTYRVEGGHPVIGFDMGGTSTDVSRYAGEFEHVFEASTAGVTLQAPQLDINTVAAGGGSRLFFRSGLFVVGPESAGAHPGPACYRKGGPVTVTDANLVLGRLLPASFPCIFGPGEDQPLSLEASRKALETVATEVNSFLTNGPCPASPLSLEEVAMGFVRVANEAMCRPIRALTQARGHDPSAHVLACFGGAGGQHACAIARALGMDTVHIHRHSGLLSALGLALADVVHEAQEPCSLPYAPETFVQLDQRLSRLEEQCVDALRAQGFPRAQISTESFLHLRYQGTDCALMVSAHQHPATACSPRAGDFGAGFVERYMREFGFTIPERPVVVDDVRVRGTGHSGLRLEFVPKAQSGPPRVDKMTRCYFEGGYQETPVYLLGELGDGHKLQGPCLIIDSNSTILVEPGCQAEVTETGDIRISVGAEVASTVGAQLDPIHLSIFSHRFMSIADGPHPAAHGHLHQHQGAPGLLLCPLWARRRAGLQRPSHPRAPGCHAGDGAVPGVLAGSDAACVLRGQPRAPRGHWGHHTGLHAPPLHHPAAGGRRLSVLQTCPGGCLPGGGHVAEDPVAREPERTLIQTQEGSFPEAGSGPWVQNLHCLPEVEALSRSFGGGGGAHRQPCWRSFKTTGCGAVTEALRAPGKIPGCSGTRNLHDNLSDLRAQVAANQKGIQLVGELIGQYGLDVVQAYMGHIQANAELAVRDMLRAFGTSRQARGLPLEVSAEDHMDDGSPIRLRVQINLSQGSAVFDFSGTGPEVFGNLNAPRAITLSALIYCLRCLVGCDIPLNQGCLAPVRVVIPKGSILDPSPEAAVVGGNVLTSQRVVDVILGAFGACAASQGCMNNVTLGNAHMGYYETVAGGAGAGPGWHGRSGVHSHMTNTRITDPEILESRYPVILRRFELRLGSGGRGRFRGGDGVIRELLFREEALLSVLTERRAFQPYGLMGGEPGTRGLNLLIRKDGRTVNLGGKTSVPVCPGDVFCLRTPGGGGYGDPEDPAPLPASLLQPKAFPERGSVYEYRRAQETV from the exons ATGGGCAGCCCGGAGGGGCGCTTCCATTTTGCCATTGACCGTGGAGGCACCTTCACAGATGTCTTTGCCCAGTGCCCAGGGGGGCACGTGAGGGTCTTAAAGCTGCTCTCAGAAGACCCCGCCAACTATGTGGACGCACCCACCGAGGGCATCCGCCGCATCCTGGAGCAG GAGGGGGGCATGCTGTTGCCGCGGGACCGGCCGCTGGACACCAGTCGCATCGCCAGCATCCGCATGGGCACCACGGTAGCTACCAATGCACTGCTGGAACGGCGCGGGGAGCGGGTGGCACTGCTGGTGACTCGCGGCTTCCGAGACCTGCTGCATGTGGGCACCCAGGCCCGTGAAGACCTCTTTGACCTG GCCGTGCCCATGCCCGAGATGCTGTATGAGGAGGTGCTGGAAGTGGACGAGCGTGTGGTGCTGTATCGAGGGGAGCCGGGTGCTGGGACGCCCGTGAAAG GCCGCACAGGGGACCTGCTGGAGGTGCAGCAGCCTGTGGACCTGGGGGGCCTGCGAGGGAagctggaggggctcctgtcCCGAGGCATCCGCAGCCTGGCCGTGGTGCTCATGCACTCATACAC GTGGGCCCAGCACGAGCAGCAGGTGGGCGCCCTGGCCCGGGAGCTGGGCTTCACACACGTGTCGCTGTCCTCGGAGGCCATGCCCATGGTGCGCATCGTGCCTCGGGGGCACACTGCCTGCGCTGACGCCTACCTCACACCCACCATCCAGCGCTACGTGCAGGGCTTCCGCCGTGGCTTCCAGGGTCAGCTCAAG GACGTGCAGGTGCTGTTCATGCGCTCCGATGGTGGCCTGGCGCCCGTGGACTCCTTCAGTGGCTCCCGCGCTGTGCTCTCGGGCCCTGCTGGCGGCGTGGTTGGTTACTCAGCCACCACCTACCGGGTGGAGGGTGGCCATCCTGTCATCGGCTTTGACATGGGAG GCACGTCTACCGACGTGAGCCGCTATGCTGGCGAATTTGAGCACGTCTTCGAGGCCAGCACAGCTGGTGTCACCCTCCAGGCCCCCCAGCTGGACATCAACACCGTGGCAGCTGGTGGGGGCTCCCGCCTCTTCTTCAG GTCAGGCCTCTTCGTGGTGGGGCCAGAGTCTGCAGGAGCCCACCCTGGCCCCGCCTGCTACCGCAAAG GAGGCCCTGTGACCGTGACGGATGCTAATCTGGTCCTGGGTCGCCTGctgcctgcctccttcccctgcaTTTTTGGGCCGGGAGAGGACCAGCCACTGTCCCTGGAGGCGTCCCGAAAGGCCCTGGAGACTGTGGCCACTGAGGTCAACAGCTTCCTGACCAACGGGCCTTGTCCGGCCTCCCCACTgagcctggaggaggtggccatGGGGTTTGTGCGTGTGGCCAACGAGGCCATGTGCCGGCCCATCCGTGCGCTCACGCAG GCACGAGGCCACGACCCCTCGGCCCACGTGCTGGCTTGCTTTGGGGGAGCTGGTGGGCAGCACGCTTGCGCCATTGCCCGGGCCCTGGGCATGGACACCGTGCACATTCATAG GCATAGTGGGCTGCTGTCAGCACTGGGGCTGGCCCTGGCAGACGTGGTACACGAGGCGCAGgagccctgctccctgccctATGCTCCCGAGACCTTTGTGCAGCTGGACCAGAGGCTGAGCCGCCTGGAGGAGCAGTGTGTGGATGCTCTGCGGGCCCAGGGCTTCCCCAG GGCCCAGATCAGCACCGAGAGCTTCCTGCACCTGCGCTACCAGGGCACGGACTGCGCCCTGATGGTGTCCGCCCACCAGCACCCAGCCACTGCCTGCTCACCCAGAGCGGGCGACTTTGGGGCAGGCTTCGTCGAGAG GTACATGAGGGAGTTTGGCTTCACCATCCCTGAGCGGCCAGTGGTGGTGGACGACGTGCGGGTGAGGGGCACTGGCCACAGTGGCCTTCGCCTCGAGTTCGTCCCGAAAGCCCAGAGTGGGCCTCCCCGGGTAGACAAG ATGACCCGTTGCTACTTCGAGGGGGGCTACCAGGAGACCCCCGTGTACCTGTTGGGCGAGCTGGGCGATGGGCACAAGCTGCAGGGGCCCTGCCTCATCATTGACAGCAACAG tACCATCCTGGTGGAGCCAGGCTGCCAGGCAGAGGTGACTGAGACTGGGGACATCCGCATCTCCGTGGGGGCTGAGGTCGCCAGCACGGTGGGTGCCCAGCTCGACCCCATCCACCTGTCCATCTTCTCCCACCGCTTCATGAGCATCGCTG ATGGGCCGCATCCTGCAGCGCACGGCCATCTCCACCAACATCAAGGAGCGCCTGGACTTCTCCTGTGCCCTCTTTGGGCCCGACGGAGGGCTGGTCTCCAACGCCCCTCACATCCCCGTGCACCTGGGTGCCATGCAGGAGACGGTGCAGTTCCAG GTGTTTTGGCCGGGTCAGACGCGGCCTGTGTTCTACGTGGCCAGCCGCGGGCACCACGCGGACATTGGGGGCACCACACCGGGCTCCATGCCCCCCCACTCCACCACCCTGCAGCAGGAGGGCGCCGTCTTTCTGTCCTTCAGACTTGTCCAGGCGGGTGTCTTCCAGGAGGAGG GCATGTGGCAGAGGACCCAGTGGCCAGGGAGCCTGAGAGGACCCTGATCCAGACTCAGGAGGGGAGCTTTCCCGAAGCAGGGAGTGGTCCATGGGTCCAGAACCTGCACTGCTTGCCCGAGGTGGAGGCCTTGTCCAGATCTTTTGGGGGCGGTGGCGGGGCGCACAGGCAGCCATGCTGGCGCTCTTTCAAAACGACTGGCTGTGGCG CGGTAACTGAAGCCCTGCGGGCACCAGGCAAGATTCCAGGCTGCAGCGGAACACGGAACCTGCATGACAACCTGTCAGATCTGCGTGCCCAGGTGGCAGCCAACCAGAAGGGCATCCAGCTGGTGGGCGAGCTCATTGGGCAGTATGGTCTGGATGTGGTGCAGGCCTACATGGGCCATATTCAG GCAAACGCTGAGCTAGCTGTGCGAGACATGCTTCGGGCCTTTGGAACCTCCCGGCAGGCCCGAGGCCTGCCCCTGGAGGTGTCTGCAGAGGACCACATGGACGACGGTTCTCCCATCCGACTCCGAGTGCAGATCAACCTGAGTCAG GGTAGCGCGGTGTTTGATTTCAGCGGCACGGGGCCCGAGGTGTTCGGCAACCTCAACGCGCCTCGGGCCATCACACTGTCTGCGCTCATCTACTGCCTTCGCTGTCTGGTCGGCTGCGACATCCCACTCAACCAG GGCTGCCTGGCACCGGTGCGTGTTGTGATCCCTAAGGGCTCCATCCTGGACCCGTCCCCAGAGGCGGCGGTGGTGGGCGGCAACGTGCTTACGTCGCAGCGGGTGGTGGACGTCATCCTGGGGGCCTTCGGGGCCTGCGCAGCTTCCCAG GGCTGCATGAAcaacgtgaccttgggcaacgcCCACATGGGCTACTACGAGACGGTGGCGGGCGGCGCGGGCGCGGGCCCCGGCTGGCATGGGCGCAGCGGCGTGCACAGCCACATGACCAACACGCGCATCACCGACCCCGAGATCCTGGAGAGCAG GTACCCAGTTATCCTGCGCCGCTTCGAGCTGAGACTGGGGTCTGGGGGGCGCGGCCGCTTCCGGGGCGGCGATGGTGTTATCCGCGAGCTGCTTTTTCGTGAGGAGGCGCTACTGTCGGTGCTGACCGAGCGCCGCGCCTTCCAGCCTTACGGCCTTATGG GGGGTGAGCCCGGAACCCGTGGCCTAAACCTACTGATCCGGAAGGACGGCCGGACAGTGAATCTGGGTGGGAAGACCTCGGTGCCCGTGTGCCCCGGG GATGTGTTCTGTCTCCGCACACCAGGCGGCGGGGGCTATGGGGACCCAGAGGACCCCGCCCCACTGCCGGCGTCGCTGCTGCAGCCCAAAGCCTTCCCTGAGCGGGGCAGCGTCTATGAGTACCGCAGGGCCCAGGAGACTGTGTGA
- the OPLAH gene encoding 5-oxoprolinase isoform X6, whose amino-acid sequence MGSPEGRFHFAIDRGGTFTDVFAQCPGGHVRVLKLLSEDPANYVDAPTEGIRRILEQEGGMLLPRDRPLDTSRIASIRMGTTVATNALLERRGERVALLVTRGFRDLLHVGTQAREDLFDLAVPMPEMLYEEVLEVDERVVLYRGEPGAGTPVKGTDARVLGRRAAGPDGPLTGQRRASLQAAQGTCWRCSSLWTWGACEGSWRGSCPEASAAWPWCSCTHTRECGLAGGTGGGWASGWAGSSAALGRHRRWAQHEQQVGALARELGFTHVSLSSEAMPMVRIVPRGHTACADAYLTPTIQRYVQGFRRGFQGQLKDVQVLFMRSDGGLAPVDSFSGSRAVLSGPAGGVVGYSATTYRVEGGHPVIGFDMGGTSTDVSRYAGEFEHVFEASTAGVTLQAPQLDINTVAAGGGSRLFFRSGLFVVGPESAGAHPGPACYRKGGPVTVTDANLVLGRLLPASFPCIFGPGEDQPLSLEASRKALETVATEVNSFLTNGPCPASPLSLEEVAMGFVRVANEAMCRPIRALTQARGHDPSAHVLACFGGAGGQHACAIARALGMDTVHIHRHSGLLSALGLALADVVHEAQEPCSLPYAPETFVQLDQRLSRLEEQCVDALRAQGFPRAQISTESFLHLRYQGTDCALMVSAHQHPATACSPRAGDFGAGFVERYMREFGFTIPERPVVVDDVRVRGTGHSGLRLEFVPKAQSGPPRVDKMTRCYFEGGYQETPVYLLGELGDGHKLQGPCLIIDSNSTILVEPGCQAEVTETGDIRISVGAEVASTVGAQLDPIHLSIFSHRFMSIAEQMGRILQRTAISTNIKERLDFSCALFGPDGGLVSNAPHIPVHLGAMQETVQFQIQHLGADLHPGDVLLSNHPSAGGSHLPDLTVITPVFWPGQTRPVFYVASRGHHADIGGTTPGSMPPHSTTLQQEGAVFLSFRLVQAGVFQEEAVTEALRAPGKIPGCSGTRNLHDNLSDLRAQVAANQKGIQLVGELIGQYGLDVVQAYMGHIQVGLGEGASGQLCACPRQVDGGGGHLAHLEGGVAVTERTSHQANAELAVRDMLRAFGTSRQARGLPLEVSAEDHMDDGSPIRLRVQINLSQGSAVFDFSGTGPEVFGNLNAPRAITLSALIYCLRCLVGCDIPLNQGCLAPVRVVIPKGSILDPSPEAAVVGGNVLTSQRVVDVILGAFGACAASQGCMNNVTLGNAHMGYYETVAGGAGAGPGWHGRSGVHSHMTNTRITDPEILESRYPVILRRFELRLGSGGRGRFRGGDGVIRELLFREEALLSVLTERRAFQPYGLMGGEPGTRGLNLLIRKDGRTVNLGGKTSVPVCPGDVFCLRTPGGGGYGDPEDPAPLPASLLQPKAFPERGSVYEYRRAQETV is encoded by the exons ATGGGCAGCCCGGAGGGGCGCTTCCATTTTGCCATTGACCGTGGAGGCACCTTCACAGATGTCTTTGCCCAGTGCCCAGGGGGGCACGTGAGGGTCTTAAAGCTGCTCTCAGAAGACCCCGCCAACTATGTGGACGCACCCACCGAGGGCATCCGCCGCATCCTGGAGCAG GAGGGGGGCATGCTGTTGCCGCGGGACCGGCCGCTGGACACCAGTCGCATCGCCAGCATCCGCATGGGCACCACGGTAGCTACCAATGCACTGCTGGAACGGCGCGGGGAGCGGGTGGCACTGCTGGTGACTCGCGGCTTCCGAGACCTGCTGCATGTGGGCACCCAGGCCCGTGAAGACCTCTTTGACCTG GCCGTGCCCATGCCCGAGATGCTGTATGAGGAGGTGCTGGAAGTGGACGAGCGTGTGGTGCTGTATCGAGGGGAGCCGGGTGCTGGGACGCCCGTGAAAGGTACGGATGCCCGAGTGTTGGGGCGCAGGGCAGCAGGCCCAGATGGGCCTTTGACGGGGCAGCGGCGGGCTTCCCTGCAGGCCGCACAGGGGACCTGCTGGAGGTGCAGCAGCCTGTGGACCTGGGGGGCCTGCGAGGGAagctggaggggctcctgtcCCGAGGCATCCGCAGCCTGGCCGTGGTGCTCATGCACTCATACACGTGAGTGTGGGCTGGCTGGGGGCACGGGCGGCGGGTGGGCCAGCGGGTGGGCGGGTAGCTCAGCAGCACTCGGACGTCATCGTAGGTGGGCCCAGCACGAGCAGCAGGTGGGCGCCCTGGCCCGGGAGCTGGGCTTCACACACGTGTCGCTGTCCTCGGAGGCCATGCCCATGGTGCGCATCGTGCCTCGGGGGCACACTGCCTGCGCTGACGCCTACCTCACACCCACCATCCAGCGCTACGTGCAGGGCTTCCGCCGTGGCTTCCAGGGTCAGCTCAAG GACGTGCAGGTGCTGTTCATGCGCTCCGATGGTGGCCTGGCGCCCGTGGACTCCTTCAGTGGCTCCCGCGCTGTGCTCTCGGGCCCTGCTGGCGGCGTGGTTGGTTACTCAGCCACCACCTACCGGGTGGAGGGTGGCCATCCTGTCATCGGCTTTGACATGGGAG GCACGTCTACCGACGTGAGCCGCTATGCTGGCGAATTTGAGCACGTCTTCGAGGCCAGCACAGCTGGTGTCACCCTCCAGGCCCCCCAGCTGGACATCAACACCGTGGCAGCTGGTGGGGGCTCCCGCCTCTTCTTCAG GTCAGGCCTCTTCGTGGTGGGGCCAGAGTCTGCAGGAGCCCACCCTGGCCCCGCCTGCTACCGCAAAG GAGGCCCTGTGACCGTGACGGATGCTAATCTGGTCCTGGGTCGCCTGctgcctgcctccttcccctgcaTTTTTGGGCCGGGAGAGGACCAGCCACTGTCCCTGGAGGCGTCCCGAAAGGCCCTGGAGACTGTGGCCACTGAGGTCAACAGCTTCCTGACCAACGGGCCTTGTCCGGCCTCCCCACTgagcctggaggaggtggccatGGGGTTTGTGCGTGTGGCCAACGAGGCCATGTGCCGGCCCATCCGTGCGCTCACGCAG GCACGAGGCCACGACCCCTCGGCCCACGTGCTGGCTTGCTTTGGGGGAGCTGGTGGGCAGCACGCTTGCGCCATTGCCCGGGCCCTGGGCATGGACACCGTGCACATTCATAG GCATAGTGGGCTGCTGTCAGCACTGGGGCTGGCCCTGGCAGACGTGGTACACGAGGCGCAGgagccctgctccctgccctATGCTCCCGAGACCTTTGTGCAGCTGGACCAGAGGCTGAGCCGCCTGGAGGAGCAGTGTGTGGATGCTCTGCGGGCCCAGGGCTTCCCCAG GGCCCAGATCAGCACCGAGAGCTTCCTGCACCTGCGCTACCAGGGCACGGACTGCGCCCTGATGGTGTCCGCCCACCAGCACCCAGCCACTGCCTGCTCACCCAGAGCGGGCGACTTTGGGGCAGGCTTCGTCGAGAG GTACATGAGGGAGTTTGGCTTCACCATCCCTGAGCGGCCAGTGGTGGTGGACGACGTGCGGGTGAGGGGCACTGGCCACAGTGGCCTTCGCCTCGAGTTCGTCCCGAAAGCCCAGAGTGGGCCTCCCCGGGTAGACAAG ATGACCCGTTGCTACTTCGAGGGGGGCTACCAGGAGACCCCCGTGTACCTGTTGGGCGAGCTGGGCGATGGGCACAAGCTGCAGGGGCCCTGCCTCATCATTGACAGCAACAG tACCATCCTGGTGGAGCCAGGCTGCCAGGCAGAGGTGACTGAGACTGGGGACATCCGCATCTCCGTGGGGGCTGAGGTCGCCAGCACGGTGGGTGCCCAGCTCGACCCCATCCACCTGTCCATCTTCTCCCACCGCTTCATGAGCATCGCTG AGCAGATGGGCCGCATCCTGCAGCGCACGGCCATCTCCACCAACATCAAGGAGCGCCTGGACTTCTCCTGTGCCCTCTTTGGGCCCGACGGAGGGCTGGTCTCCAACGCCCCTCACATCCCCGTGCACCTGGGTGCCATGCAGGAGACGGTGCAGTTCCAG ATCCAGCACTTGGGGGCTGACCTCCATCCCGGCGACGTGCTGCTGAGCAATCACCCCAGCGCGGGGGGCAGCCACCTGCCAGACCTGACCGTCATCACACCG GTGTTTTGGCCGGGTCAGACGCGGCCTGTGTTCTACGTGGCCAGCCGCGGGCACCACGCGGACATTGGGGGCACCACACCGGGCTCCATGCCCCCCCACTCCACCACCCTGCAGCAGGAGGGCGCCGTCTTTCTGTCCTTCAGACTTGTCCAGGCGGGTGTCTTCCAGGAGGAGG CGGTAACTGAAGCCCTGCGGGCACCAGGCAAGATTCCAGGCTGCAGCGGAACACGGAACCTGCATGACAACCTGTCAGATCTGCGTGCCCAGGTGGCAGCCAACCAGAAGGGCATCCAGCTGGTGGGCGAGCTCATTGGGCAGTATGGTCTGGATGTGGTGCAGGCCTACATGGGCCATATTCAGGTGGGCCTGGGGGAAGGAGCAAGCGGGCAGCTCTGCGCCTGCCCCAGGCAGGTGGACGGAGGTGGGGGGCACCTGGCCCACCTGGAAGGTGGCGTGGCCGTTACTGAACGTACTTCCCACCAGGCAAACGCTGAGCTAGCTGTGCGAGACATGCTTCGGGCCTTTGGAACCTCCCGGCAGGCCCGAGGCCTGCCCCTGGAGGTGTCTGCAGAGGACCACATGGACGACGGTTCTCCCATCCGACTCCGAGTGCAGATCAACCTGAGTCAG GGTAGCGCGGTGTTTGATTTCAGCGGCACGGGGCCCGAGGTGTTCGGCAACCTCAACGCGCCTCGGGCCATCACACTGTCTGCGCTCATCTACTGCCTTCGCTGTCTGGTCGGCTGCGACATCCCACTCAACCAG GGCTGCCTGGCACCGGTGCGTGTTGTGATCCCTAAGGGCTCCATCCTGGACCCGTCCCCAGAGGCGGCGGTGGTGGGCGGCAACGTGCTTACGTCGCAGCGGGTGGTGGACGTCATCCTGGGGGCCTTCGGGGCCTGCGCAGCTTCCCAG GGCTGCATGAAcaacgtgaccttgggcaacgcCCACATGGGCTACTACGAGACGGTGGCGGGCGGCGCGGGCGCGGGCCCCGGCTGGCATGGGCGCAGCGGCGTGCACAGCCACATGACCAACACGCGCATCACCGACCCCGAGATCCTGGAGAGCAG GTACCCAGTTATCCTGCGCCGCTTCGAGCTGAGACTGGGGTCTGGGGGGCGCGGCCGCTTCCGGGGCGGCGATGGTGTTATCCGCGAGCTGCTTTTTCGTGAGGAGGCGCTACTGTCGGTGCTGACCGAGCGCCGCGCCTTCCAGCCTTACGGCCTTATGG GGGGTGAGCCCGGAACCCGTGGCCTAAACCTACTGATCCGGAAGGACGGCCGGACAGTGAATCTGGGTGGGAAGACCTCGGTGCCCGTGTGCCCCGGG GATGTGTTCTGTCTCCGCACACCAGGCGGCGGGGGCTATGGGGACCCAGAGGACCCCGCCCCACTGCCGGCGTCGCTGCTGCAGCCCAAAGCCTTCCCTGAGCGGGGCAGCGTCTATGAGTACCGCAGGGCCCAGGAGACTGTGTGA